The genomic stretch TCCACCTCGCGCGCGACCGTCGTCTTGCCCGAGCCCGAGAGGCCGGTGAACCAGAGGACGGCCGCCTGGTGGCCCTGCGCGGCCTCGCGCTCCTCGCGCGGGATGTTGAGCCCCTCCCAGACGACGTTCGGCGACACCTGGCGGGCCTCGCTGGCCGCCGCGGCGTCCGCCGAGCGCTCCAAGCGAGCCGCGCGGCCCGCGATCTCGTCCGGGCTCTGCGCCGCGCCGCGGATCATGCCCGCCGCCACCGTCGCGTTGGAGTACGGGTCGATGAGCACGAACGCGCCCGTCGCCTTGGCCTGCCGGTAGGGGTCGAAGAAGAGCGGCGCCGCGGTCGTCACGCGGACGCGGCCGATCTCGTTGAGCTGCAGCGTGTCGCTGTCCTCGCGGTGCAGCGTGTTCACGTCGACGCGGTAGACGATCTCGTCCACGAAGGCCTTGACCTCGCGCGTCGTGTGGCGCAGGATGTAGTGGCGGTTGGACTGGAGCGGCTCCTCGGCCATCCAGCACATCATCGCCTCGATGCCCGTCTCCACCTCGGGCACGTTCTGGGGGCGGACGAGCATGTCGCCGCGGCTCACGTCGATCTCGTCGGTGAGCGTGAGCACGACCGCCTCACCCGCGCGGGCCTCGTCGAGGTCGCCGTTGAGCGTGGTGATCGACTCGACCGTTGAGCGCGTGCCGGCGGGCAGCGCCAGGATCTCCTCGCCCGGCCGGATGGCGCCCGAGGCGACCGTGCCCGCGAAGCCGCGGAACGTCTGGTCGGGCCGGATCACCGTCTGGACCGGGAAGCGGAAGTCGCGCAGGTTCTTGTCGCCGGTCAGCGAGACGTGCTCCAGGTGGTGGAGCATCGTCGAGCCCTCGTACCAGTCCATGTTCTCGCTCCGGTCGACCACGTTGTCGCCCTTGAGTGCGGAGACCGGAATGAAATCGATGTCGCGCAGATCGAGCTTGCCCGCGAAGGCCGAGAACTCGTCCACGATGGCGTCGAACACCTCCTCGGAGTAGTCGACGAGGTCCATCTTGTTGACGGCCACGACCACGTGCGGGATGCCCAGCAGCGACGCGATGAAGGCGTGGCGCTTGGACTGCGTCTGCACGCCGCGCTTGGCATCGACCAGGATCACCGCGAGGTCGGCCGTGCTCGCGCCGGTGACCATGTTGCGGGTGTACTGGACGTGGCCCGGCGTGTCGGCGATGATGAACTTGCGCCGGGGCGTCGCGAAGTAGCGGTAGGCCACATCGATCGTGATGCCCTGCTCGCGCTCGGCGCGGAGGCCGTCGGTCAGGAGCGCGAGGTTCGGGACCCCGTCGTCGTCCATGCCGCGGTCCTTGGACGCCTCGGCGACGGCCTCCATCTGGTCCTCGAAGATGGACTTCGAGTCGTAGAGGAGACGCCCGATGAGGGTGCTCTTGCCGTCGTCGACGGAGCCCGCGGTGGTGAACCGCAGCAGGTCCATGTCGAGGTAGGCGTCGGAGCCGAAGGCGTCGTCGGTCGTCGCGTCAGGCGTGGTGCCGTTGGTCTGCATCTGTCGTCGTGCGTGGGTCGTGGAACGTGGGTCTCGGAAGTGAGCGTCGCAGCCGGGCCATGCCCTCGCACGACGCCCCACGTCCTCCTAGAAGTAGCCCTGCTTCTTGCGGTCCTCCATGGCGGCCTCGGAGCGCTTGTCGTCGTGGCGCCCGCCGCGCTCGGTGTTGCGCGCCGCCGCAACCTCCTGGATGATCTCGGGGAGCGTCGCCGCGTCGCTCTCGACGGCGCCCGTGCAGGTCGCGTCGCCGATGGTCCGGAAGCGGATCGTCTGGCGCTGGACCACCTCGTGCGCCTGCGGGATCACGAAGTCGGTCACGGCGAGCAGCGTGCCGCGGCGGTCGAACACCTCGCGCTCGTGGGCGAAGTAGAGGTCTGGGATGTCGACGTTCTCCAGCGCGATGTACTGCCAGACGTCCATCTCCGTCCAGTTGGAGAGCGGGAACACCCGGAACGTCTCGCCGACGTTCTTGTGGCCGTTGTAGAGGTTCCAGAGCTCGGGGCGCTGGTTCTTCGGGTCCCACTGCCCGAAGCGGTCGCGGTGGGAGAAGAAGCGCTCCTTGGCGCGGGCCTTCTCCTCGTCGCGGCGCCCGCCGCCGAACGCGGCGTCGTAGCGGTGCTCGTTGAGGGCGTCCAGCAGCGGAACGATCTGGAGGCCATTGCGGCTCGCCTCCGGACCGGTCTCCTCCACCACGCGCCCGCTGTCGATGGCGTCCTGCACGGACGCGACCTCCAGCCGGACGCCCAACTCGGCGACCAGCTTGTCGCGGAAGGCGATCGTCTCGGGGAAGTTGTGCCCGGTGTCCACGTGGAGCAGCGGGAACGGGATCGGACCCGGATGGAACGCCTTGCGGGCGAGGTGGACCATCAGGATCGAGTCCTTGCCGCCGGAGAACAGAAGCACGGGTCGCTCGAACTGAGCGGCGACCTCGCGCATCACGTAGATCGCCTCAGCTTCGAGGGTCCGGAGGTGGGACGTGCGGTAGGCGCGTTCCGTAGCCATAGTCAGGGTGCCAGAATCGGGGGACGGTCAAACTAGTGGACGCCCTGAGACCCTACGGACCTTCCCCGAGACTTGACGCGGCGGCACGGGACGCCCCTGACGCCCCGCTCCGCCTCGGTGCCGAGGCGGGCAGGGTCGGGAGCACGGACGGCGGTGCCGGCTCCTCGATTCCGTCGCCCGCGCGCCCGTCGCGGCGCAGCCGCTACGAGTACACCGCGAACTCGTCGCGCCGGGCGTGCAGGTTGAGCGCGATGGCCAGCATGGCCGTGTTGGCCAGGATCGCCGAGCCGCCGTACGAGATGAACGGCAGCGGGATGCCGATCACCGGCATCAGCCCGATGGTCATGCCCACGTTGATCAAGATGTGGACCAGGAAGATGCCCGTCACCCCGGCGATGAACAGCCGCGGCAGCGCGAAGCCCGCCTGCACGCCGAGCCCCGCCAGCCTCAGAATGAGGAAGGCGAACAGCAGCAACACCGTCATTGTGCCGAGGAAGCCGAACTCCTCGCCGATGACGCAGAAGATGAAGTCGGTCGAGTTCTCGGGGATGTAGGCGCCCTGCGTCTGGGTGCCGTTCGTGAAGCCCTTCCCGAAGACGCCGCCCGAGCCGATGGCCGCCTTCGCCTGGATGACGTGAAAGCCCGCCCCGTAGCGGAACGCCTCCGGGTCGTCGAAGGCCACGAGGCGGTCCACCTGGTGCGGCTCCAGGACCTTGTTGAGCCCGAACCACACCGTGACCCCGATCAGCCCCACACCGACGAACATCAGCACGCCCATCCAGCGCGTCCGCGTCCAGACCACCATGCCGACGGTCGCGCCGACGACGAAGATCGCCGCCCACCACGGGTTCACGATGGCGAGGTAGGACACCACCGCCGGGCCGCCGAACAGCAACGCCATCCACGGCAGCGGCACCAGGCCGCTCCAGAACAGCATCACCGGCACGAGGGCGGCAAACACGAGCCCGGTGCCCGTGTCGTTCTGCGCCACCACGAGCACCATCGGGATGGCCACGATGACGACGAAGACCAGCAGCGTCCGGAAGAAGGCCCAGTTCCAGCCGAACTGCGTCGCCCGCACCTCCTTGCGCGACAGGAAGGCCGTCGCCGCGAGCACCGTGCCCACCTTCGCGATCTCGGCCACCTGCAACCCGAACCCGCCGATGTAGAGCCAGCTCTTGGCGCCGTTGATCTCGCGCCCGAAGGCGAGCGCGGCCACGAGCAACCCGAGGCAGAACACGTACGCCAGCGGCGCCAGCTTGACGATGAACCGCGCCGGCAGCAGCAGGATGATCCCGAGCGCCACCGCCGAGATGCCGAACAGCACGAGCTGCCGGTTGAAGTTCTGCTGCACCGACTCCAGCAAGAACTCCCGCGCCGGCCCGTGGGTCGCGCTGTAGATGGCCGTCAGCCCGATGCTGACGAGTGCCACCCACAGCAGCAGGCTCACCCAGTCGAGGTTCTTGTACCAGGGACGCATTGAGGACGGGAGGACGAGGTGGGAGGTGCGGCGAGGTGCCAGGCGCGAGGACGCACCCTGGACCTCGAACCGTCGCTTAGATGCGGCCGACCGAGCGCTGGGCGCGGACGAACGGGATGAGGGCGTTGCGCTGCGGAGAGGCGATCTGGCCCCGGAAGTACTGTTCGATCATCAGGCTGGCGATGGGCGCCGCCGTCGTCGAGCCGAAGCCCGCGTTCTCGACGATCACGCCGACCGCCACCTGCGGGTCGTCCACAGGCGCGTAGGCGATGAACACCGCGTGGTCCTTGCCGCGCGGGTTCTCGGCCGTGCCCGTCTTGCCGGCCACCAGGATCTCGGCGAAGTCGCCGTAGGCCGGGATCTGCGCCCGCCTC from Rubrivirga sp. SAORIC476 encodes the following:
- the cysN gene encoding sulfate adenylyltransferase subunit CysN produces the protein MDLLRFTTAGSVDDGKSTLIGRLLYDSKSIFEDQMEAVAEASKDRGMDDDGVPNLALLTDGLRAEREQGITIDVAYRYFATPRRKFIIADTPGHVQYTRNMVTGASTADLAVILVDAKRGVQTQSKRHAFIASLLGIPHVVVAVNKMDLVDYSEEVFDAIVDEFSAFAGKLDLRDIDFIPVSALKGDNVVDRSENMDWYEGSTMLHHLEHVSLTGDKNLRDFRFPVQTVIRPDQTFRGFAGTVASGAIRPGEEILALPAGTRSTVESITTLNGDLDEARAGEAVVLTLTDEIDVSRGDMLVRPQNVPEVETGIEAMMCWMAEEPLQSNRHYILRHTTREVKAFVDEIVYRVDVNTLHREDSDTLQLNEIGRVRVTTAAPLFFDPYRQAKATGAFVLIDPYSNATVAAGMIRGAAQSPDEIAGRAARLERSADAAAASEARQVSPNVVWEGLNIPREEREAAQGHQAAVLWFTGLSGSGKTTVAREVERRLFDAGIKTMLLDGDQVRHGLNGDLGFSAGDRRENVRRIGEVARLFFESGAVTLCTFVSPYRTDRDRVRALVPEGRFIEIHVDVDVATAQERDPKGIYAKAQAGEITNLTGIDAPYEAPEAPELTLKTADQSVQDAVEAVLAALAEAGIVERGA
- the cysD gene encoding sulfate adenylyltransferase subunit CysD; protein product: MATERAYRTSHLRTLEAEAIYVMREVAAQFERPVLLFSGGKDSILMVHLARKAFHPGPIPFPLLHVDTGHNFPETIAFRDKLVAELGVRLEVASVQDAIDSGRVVEETGPEASRNGLQIVPLLDALNEHRYDAAFGGGRRDEEKARAKERFFSHRDRFGQWDPKNQRPELWNLYNGHKNVGETFRVFPLSNWTEMDVWQYIALENVDIPDLYFAHEREVFDRRGTLLAVTDFVIPQAHEVVQRQTIRFRTIGDATCTGAVESDAATLPEIIQEVAAARNTERGGRHDDKRSEAAMEDRKKQGYF
- a CDS encoding FtsW/RodA/SpoVE family cell cycle protein, encoding MRPWYKNLDWVSLLLWVALVSIGLTAIYSATHGPAREFLLESVQQNFNRQLVLFGISAVALGIILLLPARFIVKLAPLAYVFCLGLLVAALAFGREINGAKSWLYIGGFGLQVAEIAKVGTVLAATAFLSRKEVRATQFGWNWAFFRTLLVFVVIVAIPMVLVVAQNDTGTGLVFAALVPVMLFWSGLVPLPWMALLFGGPAVVSYLAIVNPWWAAIFVVGATVGMVVWTRTRWMGVLMFVGVGLIGVTVWFGLNKVLEPHQVDRLVAFDDPEAFRYGAGFHVIQAKAAIGSGGVFGKGFTNGTQTQGAYIPENSTDFIFCVIGEEFGFLGTMTVLLLFAFLILRLAGLGVQAGFALPRLFIAGVTGIFLVHILINVGMTIGLMPVIGIPLPFISYGGSAILANTAMLAIALNLHARRDEFAVYS